A section of the Naumovozyma dairenensis CBS 421 chromosome 5, complete genome genome encodes:
- the SUR1 gene encoding mannosylinositol phosphorylceramide synthase catalytic subunit SUR1 (similar to Saccharomyces cerevisiae CSH1 (YBR161W) and SUR1 (YPL057C); ancestral locus Anc_8.514) — translation MRKELKFLIYSNILLWVFIVYYTFDLLMICIDDTTKEAFTDDDLNNIPTKISNKPQLIPKIIHQTYKTTDIPKHWKAGQQRCIDLHPDYEYILWTDEMALDFIKENYHWFLPTFKNYKYPIQRADAIRYFILLHYGGVYIDLDDGCERRLDPLLTAPVFLRKTSPIGVSNDVMGSVPRHPFFLRAIKSLEHYNKSWYIPYMTIMSSTGPLFISIVWKQYKRWTKQSIVDNVIRIIQPDDYKMTSHSFFSISKGSSWHMDDAAFMKSLENHILSCVVAGFIAAFFVLYFQYCFYCFLCASKNSYSVYFFKLINLIKNISRALWTKFNSYTKSSSSLASSSSFNGNYSISNESLQMKRLRKDSNAITLVDLEKNPNTGQLIIYS, via the coding sequence ATGAGAAAAGAACTAAAATTCCTAATATACTCGAATATACTTCTATGGGTCTTCATAGTATACTATACATTCGATCTTTTGATGATATGTATAGATGATACAACAAAAGAAGCATTCACAGATGACGATTTAAATAACATACCAActaaaatatcaaataaacCACAAttaattccaaaaataatacatcAAACATATAAAACAACTGATATCCCAAAACATTGGAAAGCAGGTCAACAAAGATGTATAGATTTACATCCAGACTAcgaatatatattatggACAGATGAAATGGCTCTAGATTTTATCAAGGAGAACTATCATTGGTTCTTACCCACATTTAAAAACTATAAATATCCAATTCAAAGAGCAGACGCTATAAGatatttcatattattACATTATGGTGGTGTCTATATAGATTTAGATGATGGCTGTGAAAGAAGATTGGATCCTCTATTGACTGCGCCTGTGTTTTTAAGGAAAACTTCTCCAATTGGTGTATCAAACGATGTTATGGGTTCAGTACCAAGACATCCATTCTTCCTTCGGGctattaaatcattagaaCATTACAATAAATCATGGTATATCCCATATATGACAATAATGTCTTCCACAGGTCCCCTTTTCATAAGTATAGTTTGGAAACAATATAAAAGATGGACAAAACAAAGTATAGTCGATAATGTGATTAGAATTATACAACCAGATGATTACAAAATGACATCACATTCAttcttttccatttcaaaGGGTTCATCATGGCATATGGATGATGCAGCATTTATGAAATCTCTAGaaaatcatattctttCATGTGTAGTAGCGGGATTTATCGCTGcattttttgtattatatttccaATATTGTTTCTATTGTTTCCTTTGTGCTTCCAAAAATTCTTACAGTGTTTACTTCtttaaattgattaatCTCATTAAGAATATTTCAAGAGCTTTATGGACTAAATTCAACTCATACActaaatcatcatcgtcattagcatcatcatcatcattcaatGGGAATTACAGCATTTCCAATGAAAGTTTAcaaatgaaaagattaagaaaAGATTCAAACGCCATAACGTTAGTAGATCTAGAGAAAAATCCAAATACAGGACAATTAATTATCTATTCTTAA